Part of the Mastacembelus armatus chromosome 6, fMasArm1.2, whole genome shotgun sequence genome, CTATGCTGGATCTGCAAAGATACAAGGACATGATGTTCTGTACCTGTATTGTGTGTAATGTCAATCACAGGGAAGCTCAGTCATAGCCTGTCTTCAGGTTGACgcattttgttctgctttttgaACATCAGTTTAAAGAAATAAGATTATCAAAGGGAGTGTGAGATACCAGTGCATAAGAGATCTAGATGTGAATGTAGGTCACAAGAACTTGACAAGATTAGCAGTGGATAATTCATTACATATTGCCTCATTGCACTTTTGTGATAGTAAGATAACTTGTCAGCACAATCGTCTCTACTGGCATTAAACAGCTAAAGTAATTAGCTTCTGTTTTGGCTCCTATTGTCTTTCAGAACCACTGTTGAGAGAATATTCTGAGCTGAGGAAAGGTCATCTGACATACGACTGGCTGATAATGAAAGTTTGCTCTTTTAACAACCTTGACCAGATTGCAAACAACTTTTTTCTTATGTAAAACAAACCTACATTTGCCAAAATAATTTCCCTGTGTATCACTGTAAACAGACCGCACTTTCACCGATTGGTGCTCTTCAGAGTCAAAGTCTGCTCTTAACTCTGTGAGAATGAACGTCTCCCTGAGGTACCAGGAGAAGGATTCAGACACATTAAATTGTGTTTACTTCAAAGATGTTACAACAGGGAATGATCACTTCAGTCTTGTTCTAATCCTATGAAAATTACTGACTCAATACATAGTCAATGAATTAAAAATTGATTGAGAAGATCGAAAAACACTATTGTTTAGTCCACCTATATACCTCATACATTTTACCTATCTTGGGgatttttgtttacatgttgtgaGGTTTATATAATGCTGCATGGTTATCTCTTGTCTTTTCCCTTTGAGTCACCAACACAGTGTTAGCATATGTTCTGTATACTACCTTCCCTTTTTGGTCTTGATCTGCAACACAGATTATTTTCCAACAACCTACTTTTGCTTTGTCAATCAAGACCTCTATACAAAAACTTTTAGGACACTGAAGCCTTCAGTGACTGCTATATTTACATTGGTACTGGAAGCCAAGACAGTACAAATAACATTAATTGAATTAATCTATGCTCTCTGCAAAAGAATTCTGTATATCAGTGctttcatttaaacacaaacacacacacgcacacacgtacGCACATACATACAGAGTGTGATAAGCCTCAAGTCACGTTTCCCCTAACATGACTACATAAAAtagtataaagtacttcatttGGCAACAAATAgagaacataaaatatataaatgtttgatttttgtatgCAAAAGCCCATGGGTGTGTGATTCATTTTGGCAGAACTTGAAAGGAAGAAAGATTTGCCAATGTTCCTCCTCTGATTTAACTCCCTTTATAATCCatatatagaaaaaaacatattatggTCCATGTGAGGCCTCAAAAAACTTACTAAAATTGAAACACAAGTACAAGTAACTGTGATATCTATATATAATTGCATTCTGAAAATAATTATGTATAAATTGGCAGCAAATTTCTGCAGTCCTGTGTTACCACATTGGGTTGAGGTCTGTGCAACCAGTCTTCCTCTTCTCTTGACAGTAGCAAAAGAGTCCGTATCCCAAAGTACATGAATAATCCCGTATTGCAATGTGGAAAACTCCTTTAAATGTTTGGTGAAACCATATATTCAGGTAAAATGTGTAAAGCACAAATTTTCCCACCCTGTTTTATTCGATATAGGCACACATTTCCCAAACATCTACAGTGTTGTGTCTAAGTGATGTGCTGGCAAAAACAGGAGTCACTtgacaagataagataaaaaaaaaatgctttttcatGTCCTTGCCCTGACTGATGCCATATTTCTAATGGGTTGTTTCACTCTTGGTCTCCTTCCTCTAGTTCCTCTGGAGGTTTCAAGTCTTCCTGCAGGGACACAGGCCACTCTGGTTCCTCTACTCCCTCTTCTGGATCCTCTCCTTCTATTAGCTCCTCTCGGCTTCctggctcctcctcctcctcgtgaATAGCCAGAATAGGTTCAGCTACATTGTTTAAATGTGCAGACTCTGCTCCTTGGCCCTGTTTCTGGGCCTCCGCTGCAATCACCTTCTTCCACATCTCATGGTTCTCCAGCAGGTGCTGGGTGATCTGGCAGAAgactttcctcctcttcttggGAGCTGCTTtctctgaaggaaaaaaaaaaaaaaaaaaaaaaaaaaaaagcttaccGGTAATTAAATTTCCGGTCTTTAGTTTCACACTAGAAACTGGAAAGACTACCACATAAATTATACACTGCAGACAAAACTTTGTGATTAGTCAAAGTTTTAAAAGTAGTACTGGTTACTAGAATCGCTTTATACTTATTAAATAACTTTTCTGCAGTCACATTGCTCTCATAAGTTGtgttgtataaaaaaaaaatcaaggcaACTGTTGTAAATTATTTCAAACAgctaatttatttaatttttaatactGCTTTAAAGTAAGCAGAAGTGTGGATATGGTGAATAACTGATAAATATACTTTATACAATATATTtcataattatttatattaGCATAAACgttattttgtttaattgatCAGTGGCAAAATTCTGATTGTTATCATGACCATGAATGTTCTGCAGTACTATAATTCATATTGCATAATCAAACTCATCTTCAGTTTTCTATCTTTGCTTTAGACCATGGTACTTACGTGATGTTTCAGAGCTGGTGGACGTGTCTTCCTCTGCGGGatcctcatcatcctcctcctcattctccATTATCTCttgttcttcttcctctgtgctgGGCTCCACCCATCGTCCAGGCATGAGGCCGGCTGAGTCGTAGGAGTTGCACAACGGCCCTACGATGTGTGTTATGAAGGATTCCTGAAGTTTAGCCAACTGTGGCGCCGCTCTGTCCATGAAGGGGCTGATGGGTAGGCCCAGGCTGGACTCCTGATCCCCCTGTGTAAATCATAACCCAGATTAGTGCGAACTCATCACCCACTAACTGAACGCCATGGCAGGGCATGGACAGAGTAAAGAGGCAGGATTGATGTGAAGTCTATGAAATATTCAGTTTCACATTTGTTGTAAAAACTGCATGTCTGTTGTCTACTGCAtcagaaagatgaaaacaaaagaaactatTACTCAAAGTATTTAATGCAACAGGTAGAACAAGAGAGGGAAGCTTACAGCTGGGTATAGACCAGTAATGCTTCATACTGGCTCTTAAGTCGAATCAGCTAATTCATTTGTATATTACATCTACCATACAAGTGAATGCAATTACACATGGATCACTCTAGGTACTGAAGGCCAAGATTAGAACCTGTTATAGACTTAACTGGTGACCTGCAAAGCATAGATACCACTCCAATTAAGGTTTATTATTTGAAACTACATAATTATAGTCCTTTTCAAGAACTGTCACTCTTTTCTggaaaattatttaaaagatCTCAGGACTCATAGGAATATTATACTGTTAAAGTGATTCGAGTGTAGCTCTGAAAGTAATTTACACAAAGGCCTAAAGAATATAGACTGATAGTGTGACAGGCAGAGAGGCAGCtgaatgtttgctgtttgtgaCATTTGTATGGATGTGAATGAACAAAGGTATAACAAGGCTTTCTAGTTGCCTTGGTAACGGAGCCCAAGTGCCATCCCATATACTATGCCTCTCTTCCCGTAGTGAGGTGTCATTGTACAGCCCAAATAGAGTCATCAGAACACAGGATCTCAGATGTAATTGTGATTCGATGGAATTTCTTGACAGGTGAGCAGACAATGGGTGAAAATTCAAGGGGAGCTCTGAGATCCAGCTGTCACCATGACTACATCCCAGAAAGATGGGCACAGAGTATTAAGTTTCCCCAATGAATGCCTCATGTCTtcgttgaaaaaaaaaaaaaaaacaaacaaaaaaaaccactAGTAGTAGACAGGTGCATTCTAACTGAGCTATCCAAAAACTGTTGTTATTTGAGAGCAGGACTTACAGTATTTAGTAAGTGTCTGGTCCTGTAAGCTCAGAGATTTATCCAATATTACAGTACAAATTCAAAATACCCAGATCTGAGTTCACACATCATAGTGAATTTCAGATAGCCTCTCAGCATGATGAGCAAATCTCATCCTCAAGACTCCATCAACATGGTTTTGTTGTGCTTCTTAacaaaaggtgtgtgtgtgtgatgttgtgAATGCTGTGTGTACATGCCTGAACATATTCTGTACTGAGTTGTACtgctttgctgcttttttttccaaggTTGTTGGACTCTCAAGGACGTCAGTGTAACCAGAGGCTGCTCCGCCTAAATGACAGCTACCTGGGCACGCTGTTTAAGTTACAACATCTAGCAGCATGTTATTACTGAGGAGCATTTCTCCTGTCGGGCTCTGGTATTCTACCTTCCTCCATAGACCTCCAAGTAGACGTTTCATTAGCAGGGTCCACAAAGGCCTCAGCATGAGGTGCTGACCCAGAGGCAATTAGCAGAGATTAACAACCATTCAGTGCTAAGGGAACATACTGTTGTAAAGGTTATTGAGGGTGGCATTAGACTGATGGCATTACTAGATTATATTTGTTACAACAGCATTGTATATTCAAAGCAAGGCCACATTATGTTGACATTGGATACACTCACATAACTCACCTACTGTGCATGTGAATCATTAGTCCATTGTAACAGCAACAATGAAAGCATCTCTCACCTTTACCACCTCTACTTTTCCCACGGCTTATATACAAATGTGATGTACATTCATAACGTAAAAATAGAACACAACTGAATAGATGCATAAATCTTGTAATTTATTATGATCTTCACACAATAACAGGTCTCAGAGGGAGCACTGGCATTACTATCTCAATATGCATGAGAGATGGAGTGGAAAATTAATAAAGGGGAGCAAAATCAATCAAACCTGAAGTCCAAAGCCTATGCAGAAGTCTATGCTGTTTCAGTTTCTGCACTTGCATATAGGTTTCAAAACAAACTAGAGGCATGATGCCGGAGGTAATTCTGCCCTGTCTGTCTATATTCCTGTTTGAATCTTTGATCTGAAAAATGAGGATCGCTTGCATATACAAGGACATTGTAGCTGGTTCTCAGTCTAAAATCTGGTTAGGGTTAAGTTTCAGGGGATGATtggttttaaaattttttttttagattagatAAGAATAGATAACCACCATTAATCTGTAGCCTAATCATAAACCTTTACAACTTCCCTAGCCTGTCAGTGGCTCCTGCCATTCATTTCTACAGGATGGAAACCTTTTAAAAtcagaacaaataaacagtttcatttttaaaatattctagCAAATTTCTTAAAAAGGTCTGCAATGCAATTTTTGTTACAATTGTAAATGTTACAGGAGTAAATAGTGGATTTTTTGGGGACTATTTTCTGCTTTGGATTTTGAGGTGTGATGGTGTATACATGATTATCCGAAAATACTGCGTATGTCAGAACTTCAGATTGTGCTTCAGGTAATATTTCTGAAACTCTTTCTTGTTTACTGACCCCCTatagaataaaatatattatagaTTGTTAGCAGAACAACAAAGCCAGAGACTCAGAGGCTTTGGGTTTTGAATTATTCAGGTTGAATGATATTGTTTGTTTATACTATATGTGTGTTAAAATCTTCTTGTCAATCGATCAATGATGAGAAGACTGGGCTGGAAGTGTCTGgaggaaataaaagctttgAGGTTTTGAATAAGAAGGTATACATAGGATATATTTAAATCCTCAACTAAACCCTCGCAAACATATTGCAAAAATGTTGTATTGGATTGTACCTTGAAggtatttgtgttgtgtttcaccctgcatatacagtaaacaTGGCATGACATGGTTTAGTTCAATGAATACAAATGTTTTAGATCCCATCTATACACACCTGTTCGTAGAACTCATTGACAATGCCATCTGTCCACTGTAGGTGCAGCTCCTTGCATTTTAGAGGCCCATTGATGTCAGCTAGTTTAATGCACATCTGGCAAACCAGCAACCTGTCATTTTCATTGGACCAGTCGATACCTGTAGATGGGTCATCACCCACCTAGGAGAtcaacaaataaacatgttaATGATAGGCAGCATGTAATTTGGAGATTTCATGTAACTGTGACATGACTGATCCGCTGATCAGGATTGTGTAATTTTTGATTGTCAGTTCATATCTAGAGACATGGCAGCATTCTTGCACTTTGAAGCTTAAATCACTGTTGGGAAGAATATATTACCCCTACTTTTGGGTAATGAGCTTCAGATCTGGAGTGGACCACTGACTCCTAGAATTGTATTATTCTAACCTAATAACCGAGGAAGCTGAAGAGATCAAGTGCAAAACTTGATGGGTACTTCATAGAAAGCTAATTTGCTTCTAGGAACAGCAGAGCAGGGTGCGCTACACTGCGTATACTTTTGCTGCCAAGCAAGCAAACTAATTGCCAGCTGACAGGCCCGACCATGAAGCACCCGCACTGTACTAAAACTCACAACGGAAAAACACAAGACCCTCAAATCCAAAGCCAACATTCTGTCTCCACCTAAATGAGTTCTTGTAAAGCTGCAGGGAGCTTTGTGACTTGAGCTGAATATATTTTAAGGGCTGCAATGTTCTGCACAAACAAACCTCTTCCTTGAAATCCACTGGACAGTTCCCTTTCAATGAGGCttattttcactgtgaaaaGAGCTGAGGTATGAATGTATGAGGAAAGCACACTTGACTCCTCAAACTGAATAATACTACTGTCATTTAAATTCTCCAAGACAATTACTTGACCAATTTAGTCGccaaagatggaaaaataaCTAATACTTAAgttataataaacatttaactttACTATATATTTAATGATAGATATTTATAAACAAGTGCTGGCATTGACTTAAAACCCAAACACTCCCAAACCACAAAAAGAAGTTTTAAAGTTAATCATTTTgttcaaattaatttaattaccataaacaatatactgtatctttTCAATATCTAATGCAAAACAATTATAATTTTACAGCTACCTTGGCATTGAATTCAGCTAGGAAGTCAAAGTGCTTCTTCAGATCGGTGGCCAGTATGGCCTCAATGACCAGGAAACGGAAACGTTTGAACTCCACATGGTCCAGGTTGACCAGGAAATTGTACTCTGGCTGTGCCATGAAGAGGTTCCAGGCggaggcagcatggtggttttCCAGAACGGATCGGTCATTGTAGAGCACTGCCTGCAAAACACATCCAaacactttacatttacataaacaacAATATTAGCTATCCccaacaaatacaacaatatCATAGGCTGACAGCTGGCTTCAGCTATGCCAGTGCAGTTTGGTGGCAAAATAGACTAAGTGACATAAAAACTTTATGATTCTAAAGAAACATGtgactgtaaaaataaatcaaacaaatcaagTTGTACTTACTTTGATCCAAATAAGATAATGTCCTTTACTATAGACTGAATAGCATGAGTACCTGAGGGGCGCTGGTGGCCACAAGGAAAGCATTGGTCCGCCCAGGGTGGTCATAGTCATGCATTGCTGCTGCCACATAAAGGGCCATGAGCTCCAGAGCAGGTATGAGGCCTGACAGGCAGCCATAACCATCTTCTGACACAGTGTAGGTCTTTGAAACCAGGAAGCccatgtgactgtgtgttatTCCACTGTCTGAGTCTACCCACAGGGGAACAGACAAAATGTGGAGGTTGAGGATGgaagaaacacacatactgtactttcaTCTGCACatgcctgaacacacacatacacaaacacacacacatagaaaaacacattcaaatccACTTATATGTGGATCAAAGGGATGGCCCTAGTAAGGCATATAAATGAGGTTATGGAAATATGGGTGAGAGGGAACTCTAATCTGCCTAAAATTTCATGCTGTTCTAGACTTCAAATAGTGTTTGGTACGTAAATGCAATTGCCAAAAGCCTGAGTAAGATAAGACAAATTGTGAGAAGGATAAGAGCACACACTCCCGCAGGTTTGATGCTATGACATTAATGAGATGGCTCACAGTGAGTCTGCAGGCAGATGTAAAAATCTAAATAGAAAGGTCTGGCCTACTTATAGAAATTCTTTCCAATCATAAATGGCTTAACAAAAGTTAGAAAAACCACAAGGTACTGGGTTGTACTTATTTGTCACAACTTGAAATTGATGGATTCAAATAGAAACCTCATTAGGGCACATTATGCAAATGTACAAATGCACGAACTAAAGAACATACCTGAGTCACTGGCAGAGCCATGGTCAGCAATGAGGCTGGGCAGACCAGGCACAGCCTGTGTGGTGAGGTACCAGACTGCATGAAGCACATCTGTAGCATGGACCCTGTTGTGATCTGGGTCAGGAAAGAAGACAagtctgttcagtgtgtgtaatcTTCTCCACCAGGGTGCACTATTGGGCTGCTTATGTTTCTTGCACCAACATACAGTAACATGTGActaatactgtaaaaactgtatGGCATTTCCCTCTAGTGGCTGGTTTCATTGTTGCAGCTTCAAACAACAGTATAGGTAAAatgaaccaaaatgaaaaacatgagaaGGAGTGAGATGTTCAAGCGTACATGGTATGTCT contains:
- the pde3a gene encoding cGMP-inhibited 3',5'-cyclic phosphodiesterase A isoform X3, whose protein sequence is MLPRSDWDHKRGFRGSQSSGTTVMVDIAVMGEAHGLITDLLADPSLPPNTCTSLRAVSNLLTTQLTFQPLHRPRPASLLNPSDAYTCSDSEEGPEKGEKTSIHKRLRRSLHPGLLRRISSTWTTTTSATGLPTIEPGPVRRDRSSSIKPYHETLTCSCGRPYIRLSHGEGSIDKGDRIPRSAEDQVVVSSDYDSTHEANHSDSSDVAHTEEDTEEGKNPAQNVILHPLIPPEDKPILAPEPLVMEDLEPLMSQLNNWNFPIFSLMEKTNGKCGRILSQVSYRLFEDTGLFETFKIPVKEFMNYFHALENGYRDIPYHNRVHATDVLHAVWYLTTQAVPGLPSLIADHGSASDSDSDSGITHSHMGFLVSKTYTVSEDGYGCLSGLIPALELMALYVAAAMHDYDHPGRTNAFLVATSAPQAVLYNDRSVLENHHAASAWNLFMAQPEYNFLVNLDHVEFKRFRFLVIEAILATDLKKHFDFLAEFNAKVGDDPSTGIDWSNENDRLLVCQMCIKLADINGPLKCKELHLQWTDGIVNEFYEQGDQESSLGLPISPFMDRAAPQLAKLQESFITHIVGPLCNSYDSAGLMPGRWVEPSTEEEEQEIMENEEEDDEDPAEEDTSTSSETSQKAAPKKRRKVFCQITQHLLENHEMWKKVIAAEAQKQGQGAESAHLNNVAEPILAIHEEEEEPGSREELIEGEDPEEGVEEPEWPVSLQEDLKPPEELEEGDQE